The Clostridioides sp. ES-S-0010-02 genome window below encodes:
- the der gene encoding ribosome biogenesis GTPase Der, giving the protein MSRPVVAVVGRPNVGKSTIFNKFAGKRISIVEDTPGVTRDRIFAEVEWLDKYFTLVDTGGIEPDSEDIILSQMRNQAMLAMDMSHVILFIVDGKAGITAADKEIAQILRKTKKPVILVVNKIDSQSQFDNIYDFYELGFGTPFGVSGANSMGFGDLLDEIVQNFPAGLDTEYEEDIIRVAITGKPNAGKSSILNKILGEERVIVSPIAGTTRDAIDTYFEKNGQKFLLIDTAGLRRKSKIYETIEKYSVIRAMSAVDRADVVLIVIDALEGVTEQDTKVAGIAHDEGKGCIFVVNKWDLIEKDNKTMSNYTKDIKEKFPFMMYAPIVFVSAKTNQRMNKILDTVEYVSNEHSKRISTSALNEVIGEAVMLNQPPSDKGRRLKIYYGTQTDIRPPKITLFINDKNLTHFSYQRYLENKIRENFGFEGTSIKFEYRQKNKK; this is encoded by the coding sequence ATAAGTAGGCCAGTTGTAGCTGTAGTTGGGAGACCAAATGTTGGTAAGTCTACAATATTTAATAAATTTGCAGGAAAAAGGATATCAATAGTTGAAGATACACCAGGAGTTACAAGAGATAGAATATTTGCAGAAGTAGAATGGTTAGATAAATATTTTACATTAGTAGATACAGGAGGTATTGAGCCTGATAGCGAAGATATAATATTATCTCAAATGAGAAATCAAGCTATGCTTGCAATGGATATGTCACATGTAATACTTTTTATAGTTGATGGCAAGGCTGGAATAACAGCTGCTGATAAAGAAATTGCTCAGATACTTAGAAAAACAAAAAAACCAGTAATTTTAGTGGTTAATAAAATTGATAGTCAAAGTCAGTTTGATAATATATACGATTTTTATGAATTAGGTTTTGGAACTCCTTTTGGAGTGTCAGGAGCCAATAGTATGGGATTTGGAGACTTATTAGATGAGATAGTTCAAAATTTTCCAGCAGGATTAGATACAGAGTATGAAGAAGATATAATAAGAGTAGCTATAACAGGTAAGCCAAATGCAGGAAAGAGTTCTATACTTAATAAGATATTAGGAGAAGAAAGAGTAATTGTAAGTCCAATTGCAGGAACTACTAGGGATGCAATAGATACTTATTTTGAAAAAAATGGACAGAAGTTTCTTCTTATAGATACAGCAGGGCTTAGAAGAAAGAGCAAAATATATGAGACAATAGAAAAATACAGCGTAATAAGAGCTATGAGTGCTGTAGATAGAGCAGATGTTGTGTTAATAGTTATAGACGCTTTGGAAGGCGTTACAGAACAGGATACAAAAGTTGCAGGTATAGCACATGATGAAGGCAAGGGATGTATATTTGTAGTCAATAAATGGGACTTAATAGAAAAAGATAATAAGACAATGAGTAATTACACAAAAGATATAAAAGAAAAATTCCCATTTATGATGTATGCTCCAATAGTATTTGTTTCTGCAAAGACTAATCAAAGAATGAATAAAATATTAGACACAGTTGAATATGTATCAAATGAGCATTCTAAGAGAATATCAACTTCAGCATTAAATGAAGTAATTGGAGAAGCTGTAATGTTAAATCAGCCACCATCTGATAAAGGTAGAAGATTAAAAATTTACTATGGAACTCAAACAGACATTAGACCTCCTAAAATTACTTTATTTATAAATGACAAGAACTTAACTCACTTCTCATATCAAAGATACCTTGAAAATAAGATAAGAGAAAACTTTGGATTTGAAGGAACTTCTATAAAGTTTGAGTATAGACAAAAAAATAAAAAGTAA
- the plsY gene encoding glycerol-3-phosphate 1-O-acyltransferase PlsY: protein MEIFSYIIIAVIAYLLGNISTSYIVAKRIAGVDIRTQGSGNAGSTNVLRTLGKRAGAMTFLGDVFKGVIAVLISEIAAKLVGIDTLLAGYLAVICVVAGHNWPAVLGFRGGKGVATSLGAMLAVNPAITLMCLAVFILVVIITKYVSLGSVVGIGCSPIFMIIAKNKAGLVVALFLTISVIYNHRANIKRLLNGTERKIGQKKE from the coding sequence GTGGAAATATTTAGTTATATAATTATTGCTGTAATTGCATACTTATTAGGCAATATATCAACTTCGTATATAGTTGCAAAGCGAATTGCTGGGGTTGATATAAGGACTCAAGGTTCGGGTAATGCAGGCTCGACAAATGTACTTAGAACACTTGGGAAAAGAGCAGGAGCAATGACTTTTTTAGGTGATGTTTTTAAAGGTGTAATTGCTGTTTTGATATCGGAAATTGCAGCAAAGTTGGTTGGTATAGATACTCTTTTAGCTGGATATCTAGCAGTTATATGTGTTGTAGCAGGTCATAATTGGCCAGCAGTTTTAGGATTTAGAGGGGGTAAAGGTGTTGCAACTTCGCTAGGTGCAATGCTTGCTGTAAATCCAGCAATAACATTAATGTGTTTGGCAGTGTTTATATTGGTGGTAATTATAACAAAATATGTCTCATTAGGTTCTGTTGTTGGTATAGGTTGTTCACCAATATTTATGATTATAGCAAAAAATAAAGCAGGGTTAGTTGTAGCTTTGTTTTTAACCATATCAGTAATATATAATCACAGAGCAAATATAAAGCGATTGTTAAATGGGACAGAAAGAAAAATTGGTCAAAAGAAAGAATAG
- a CDS encoding NAD(P)H-dependent glycerol-3-phosphate dehydrogenase — MEKVCVLGTGSWGSALALGLANKGNDVSMWTRKEEQAKKINRTKENTDYLPGVLFPHNITISTDIEKTIENCKVIVLAVPSQAVRSTCEKIKPFVKAGQIIVNVAKGLEKGTGLRLSQVCEEELPQNPYVILSGPSHAEEVARNIPTTVVVASKELKIAQSIQDLFMSPKLRVYTNPDIVGVELGGALKNIIAFGAGICDGLGYGDNAKAALMTRGISEMSRLGTAMGANMSTFAGLSGIGDLIVTCTSMHSRNRRAGILIGQGMSLEDTLKEVKMVVEGITATEVAHDVAEKLNIDMPITNAIYSVITKGANPKEVGIELMMRSKKHEMEEVVLGDDI; from the coding sequence ATGGAGAAAGTATGTGTATTAGGTACTGGAAGTTGGGGAAGTGCATTAGCTTTAGGCCTTGCAAATAAAGGTAATGATGTTAGCATGTGGACTCGAAAAGAAGAACAAGCTAAAAAAATAAACAGGACTAAAGAAAATACAGACTATTTACCAGGAGTATTATTTCCACATAATATAACTATAAGTACTGATATAGAAAAAACTATAGAAAATTGCAAAGTAATAGTTTTAGCAGTTCCATCTCAAGCAGTAAGAAGTACTTGTGAAAAAATAAAACCCTTTGTAAAAGCTGGACAGATTATCGTTAATGTAGCAAAAGGTCTTGAAAAAGGCACTGGACTTAGATTGTCTCAGGTATGTGAAGAAGAATTGCCACAAAATCCATATGTAATACTATCTGGTCCATCTCATGCTGAAGAAGTAGCAAGAAATATACCTACTACAGTAGTAGTAGCCTCTAAAGAATTAAAAATAGCACAGAGTATACAGGATTTATTTATGAGCCCTAAACTTAGAGTTTATACAAATCCAGATATAGTTGGAGTTGAACTTGGAGGAGCATTAAAAAATATTATAGCTTTCGGTGCTGGTATATGTGATGGTTTAGGGTATGGTGACAATGCAAAAGCAGCTCTTATGACAAGAGGAATTAGTGAAATGAGTAGACTTGGTACTGCTATGGGAGCTAACATGTCTACATTTGCAGGCCTTTCAGGCATTGGAGATTTAATAGTTACTTGTACAAGCATGCATAGTAGAAATAGAAGAGCGGGTATACTTATAGGTCAAGGTATGAGCTTAGAAGATACATTAAAAGAAGTAAAGATGGTTGTAGAAGGAATAACGGCTACTGAAGTAGCACATGATGTTGCTGAAAAGCTGAATATAGATATGCCAATAACTAATGCTATATATTCTGTGATAACTAAAGGTGCAAATCCTAAAGAAGTTGGAATAGAGCTAATGATGAGAAGTAAAAAGCACGAAATGGAAGAAGTAGTTTTAGGTGATGATATATAA
- a CDS encoding TetR/AcrR family transcriptional regulator, protein MTNKELQKKRILMYFIEAAQNIMENEGIENITLRKVADMAGYNSSTLYNYFKNLDHLISFASIKYFKDYNLNISRCIENVNDEYKKYIIMWKLFCKHSFENAQAFYQVFFNLSSYELSYITKQYYDMFPEDLGIHDSDISLMITGKSIKERNKILLNNLVDTGYIPAKDLDIINDIIISFYQNLLFSKKNTGKNSNDDELTMKMISSIEYIIKHAK, encoded by the coding sequence ATGACAAATAAAGAGTTACAAAAGAAAAGGATATTGATGTATTTCATAGAAGCTGCTCAAAACATTATGGAAAATGAAGGAATAGAAAATATTACACTTCGTAAGGTTGCAGATATGGCTGGCTATAACAGTTCAACCCTATACAACTACTTTAAAAATTTAGACCATCTAATATCATTTGCATCTATAAAATATTTTAAAGATTATAACTTGAATATTTCGAGGTGTATAGAGAATGTAAATGATGAATATAAGAAATATATAATTATGTGGAAATTATTTTGTAAACATTCTTTTGAAAATGCCCAAGCTTTTTATCAGGTATTTTTTAACTTGTCCAGTTATGAGCTTAGTTATATAACAAAACAATATTATGATATGTTTCCAGAAGATTTGGGTATTCATGACAGTGATATATCTTTAATGATTACAGGAAAAAGTATAAAAGAAAGAAATAAAATACTGTTGAACAATCTTGTAGATACTGGATATATACCAGCTAAAGATTTAGACATAATCAATGATATAATTATTTCTTTTTATCAAAATCTATTATTCTCAAAAAAGAACACAGGAAAAAATTCTAATGATGATGAATTAACTATGAAAATGATTTCTTCTATTGAATACATAATAAAACATGCTAAGTAA
- a CDS encoding aminopeptidase P family protein, which yields MSNNMRLERLRKYMNEKNIEIALIFEPDNQFYISGFKAITYSRPIVTVVTQDKIELIVPGLEELHAKEVAKVDNVYVYYEIPEMKEHGISHKHYLDIILNRYPKGITVGIEKDIVSASFSEYITEKSFAIKDVGSKIFEMRYVKDAREIEFLKIAGYLSDIGIKGSLENVRVGMSELEFDVAGDNALLKYVSENYPDTYIGFANWTCSGIDRTAQPHLDSNTRILQRGDIVIHSRQVWYENYRAENERTFIIGKPTERQKEVFKIAVEAQQAGLDTIKAGIPARMVDEAARAVVAKHGLELYSNHRIGHGLGLSEHEEPYLRFDNELILEEGMVFSMEPGIYIPGIGGFRHSDTAIVGKNSATIITNYPRSVEELILDI from the coding sequence ATGTCAAATAATATGAGACTAGAAAGATTAAGAAAGTATATGAATGAAAAAAACATTGAAATTGCCCTAATATTTGAACCAGACAACCAATTTTATATTAGTGGATTTAAAGCAATAACTTACTCTAGACCAATTGTAACAGTAGTAACTCAAGATAAAATAGAATTAATAGTACCTGGATTAGAGGAGCTACATGCTAAAGAAGTTGCAAAAGTTGATAATGTATATGTATATTATGAAATACCAGAGATGAAAGAACATGGAATATCACATAAACATTACTTAGATATAATTTTAAATAGATATCCTAAAGGAATAACTGTTGGGATAGAAAAAGATATAGTATCTGCAAGCTTTTCAGAATATATAACTGAGAAATCATTTGCTATTAAAGATGTTGGAAGTAAAATATTTGAAATGAGATATGTAAAAGATGCAAGAGAGATAGAATTTTTAAAGATAGCTGGTTACTTATCTGATATAGGAATAAAAGGTTCTTTGGAAAATGTTAGAGTTGGGATGAGTGAATTGGAATTTGACGTTGCAGGGGATAATGCTTTACTAAAATATGTATCTGAAAATTATCCTGATACATATATCGGATTTGCAAACTGGACTTGTTCAGGCATCGATAGAACAGCACAACCACATTTAGACTCCAATACTAGGATACTTCAAAGAGGAGATATAGTAATACATAGTAGACAGGTTTGGTATGAAAACTATAGAGCAGAAAATGAAAGAACTTTTATTATAGGTAAGCCAACAGAAAGACAAAAAGAAGTATTTAAGATTGCAGTAGAAGCTCAACAAGCTGGATTAGATACAATAAAAGCTGGTATACCAGCAAGAATGGTGGATGAAGCAGCAAGAGCTGTTGTTGCAAAGCATGGTCTAGAGTTATATTCAAATCACAGAATAGGTCATGGTTTAGGTTTATCAGAACATGAGGAACCATATTTAAGATTTGACAATGAATTAATATTAGAAGAAGGAATGGTATTTTCTATGGAACCAGGAATATATATACCTGGAATTGGAGGATTTAGACATTCAGATACAGCAATAGTAGGTAAAAATAGTGCTACAATTATAACTAATTATCCAAGAAGTGTTGAAGAGCTTATACTTGATATTTAA
- a CDS encoding amino acid permease has product MKKKIGFWDLVFMNISALFGIRWIAKSTASSFGLGLGSIPVWLLFAFIFFVPASLICAELAATYPKDGGLGEWVKQAYGEKWGFMVSWLNWTSKIFWYSSFLTFLAINIAYMLGNPALSNNKMFILVLSLIIFWMLSLVSTRGMAFGKFFTNTGALGSTIPAILLIVMAFMSVVILKKAPSASVYTIQNIIPKIDANSLVSISAIIFALSGAETTANFITEMDNAKKNFPKAILTVAVLIGGIYILGSVAITMILPPDEIAASTGILDALAKVAQDLGIGSWFIRVVAFGITLSVLGALILYIAGPVKMLFGNVKEGVFPKQLTVTNKHNIPSNAVVIQAIIVSLLLIGTNLLPSVDNIYNVLVTMTALTALFPYVLLFTSYIRLRKTRPNEERPYSIAKSDSVCINIARMVLVVTVVGILFSTAPVMETLKDNIVYEIEMIGGGLFVIITGLMIWKNYEKKVSNNSGDSYK; this is encoded by the coding sequence GTGAAAAAGAAGATTGGATTTTGGGATTTAGTATTTATGAATATATCAGCATTATTTGGGATTAGATGGATAGCTAAATCTACTGCCTCTAGTTTTGGGTTGGGTCTTGGTTCGATACCAGTTTGGTTATTGTTTGCTTTTATATTCTTTGTTCCAGCATCACTTATATGTGCAGAGTTGGCTGCAACATATCCAAAAGATGGTGGACTTGGAGAATGGGTTAAACAGGCTTATGGAGAGAAGTGGGGATTTATGGTGTCATGGTTAAATTGGACATCAAAGATATTTTGGTATTCCTCATTCTTGACATTCTTAGCTATAAATATTGCTTATATGCTTGGAAATCCAGCTCTATCAAACAATAAGATGTTTATTTTAGTGCTTTCACTCATAATATTCTGGATGTTATCCTTAGTAAGTACTCGTGGAATGGCATTTGGAAAATTCTTTACAAATACAGGAGCATTAGGTTCTACAATTCCTGCTATATTACTTATAGTGATGGCATTTATGTCTGTAGTTATTCTCAAAAAAGCTCCATCAGCATCTGTATATACAATCCAAAATATAATACCAAAGATAGATGCTAATTCACTAGTTTCTATATCTGCTATAATATTTGCACTATCAGGAGCTGAAACAACTGCTAATTTCATAACCGAAATGGATAATGCTAAGAAAAACTTCCCTAAAGCTATATTGACAGTAGCTGTTTTAATAGGAGGAATCTATATCCTAGGTTCAGTAGCAATAACAATGATACTTCCTCCAGATGAAATTGCAGCATCGACAGGAATACTAGATGCGCTAGCTAAAGTTGCACAAGATTTAGGAATAGGAAGCTGGTTTATAAGAGTAGTAGCATTTGGGATAACTTTATCAGTACTTGGAGCACTAATACTTTATATAGCAGGTCCAGTAAAGATGCTTTTTGGCAATGTAAAAGAAGGTGTATTTCCTAAGCAATTAACTGTTACAAATAAACACAATATACCATCAAATGCTGTAGTAATTCAAGCTATAATAGTGAGTCTACTTCTTATAGGAACAAATTTACTGCCATCAGTAGATAATATATATAATGTCCTTGTAACTATGACAGCATTAACAGCCTTGTTTCCATATGTATTACTTTTTACGTCATATATAAGACTTAGAAAGACAAGACCAAACGAAGAAAGACCATACTCAATTGCAAAAAGTGATTCAGTTTGTATCAATATAGCCAGAATGGTACTTGTAGTGACTGTAGTAGGGATACTTTTCTCAACAGCACCAGTTATGGAGACTTTAAAGGATAATATAGTCTATGAGATTGAAATGATAGGTGGAGGTCTTTTTGTTATAATAACAGGTTTAATGATATGGAAGAACTATGAAAAGAAGGTATCTAATAATTCTGGAGATTCCTATAAATAA
- a CDS encoding MFS transporter: MSVEVNKPSIWKNFKVLIILFVAGAFIYALPYLKNYYYDTFAQAFNLTNTQMGSLGSIYGLLAMVSYLFGGFLADRISARKLLSGSLIITGVSGLVLTLYPPYIVVFLIHALWGITTILTFWPALVKAVRMLASENEQGKAFGFMESGRGITNAIHLSIVLILFGYISSKVSDKSGLTAIIVLYSAINVIVGLLVFFKLKDNEKEVSAKFDKEAFFTVIKMPHTWIITIIMFCSYSANMSFYYFTPYSTEAFGATVVFASAISILAQYCRPVASAASGLLGDKVGSSKIISYGFILMIAGLLGVIFTPTKSSMIYVLLIGCVAIYVSMYAIQGLHYSLLEEGNYSLSISGTAIGIVATLGYLPEVLCPLAAGKILDAFPGVTGYKYYFIVLTIVAIIGLVFTFIWMNMTKERRKELIEMNSKSNENTTKVS; this comes from the coding sequence ATGTCAGTTGAAGTGAATAAACCAAGCATTTGGAAAAATTTCAAAGTCTTGATAATACTCTTTGTAGCAGGAGCCTTTATATATGCTTTACCATATTTAAAGAATTATTACTATGACACTTTTGCACAAGCATTTAATCTTACAAATACACAAATGGGGAGTTTAGGAAGCATTTATGGTCTACTTGCAATGGTATCATACCTTTTTGGTGGTTTCTTAGCAGACCGTATTTCAGCCAGAAAACTACTTTCAGGTTCTTTAATTATTACAGGGGTATCTGGTCTTGTATTAACGCTTTATCCTCCATATATTGTTGTATTTTTAATCCATGCTTTATGGGGAATAACAACAATACTTACTTTTTGGCCAGCTCTTGTAAAAGCTGTCAGGATGTTAGCATCTGAAAATGAACAAGGAAAAGCTTTTGGATTTATGGAAAGTGGTCGTGGAATTACCAATGCAATTCATTTATCTATAGTCTTAATATTATTTGGATATATTTCATCAAAAGTAAGTGATAAATCTGGTCTTACAGCTATTATAGTACTGTATTCAGCTATAAATGTAATAGTTGGATTATTAGTATTTTTTAAGTTAAAAGATAATGAAAAAGAGGTATCAGCCAAATTTGATAAAGAAGCTTTCTTTACAGTAATAAAAATGCCTCATACATGGATAATAACAATAATAATGTTTTGCTCATATTCAGCTAATATGTCATTTTATTATTTTACGCCGTATTCAACTGAAGCATTTGGAGCTACTGTAGTATTTGCATCTGCAATATCAATATTAGCTCAGTACTGTAGACCAGTAGCATCAGCTGCTTCTGGATTGCTTGGAGATAAAGTTGGTTCATCAAAGATTATATCTTATGGATTTATACTTATGATTGCAGGACTTTTAGGTGTAATCTTTACACCAACGAAATCTTCTATGATTTATGTACTATTGATTGGATGTGTTGCAATATATGTATCTATGTATGCAATTCAAGGTTTACATTATTCATTACTTGAAGAAGGTAATTATTCACTATCAATATCAGGAACTGCTATAGGTATAGTTGCTACATTAGGATATCTTCCAGAAGTACTTTGTCCTCTAGCAGCAGGAAAGATATTAGATGCATTTCCAGGTGTAACTGGATATAAGTACTACTTCATTGTTCTTACTATAGTAGCCATAATTGGATTGGTGTTTACATTTATATGGATGAATATGACTAAAGAAAGACGTAAAGAGCTTATTGAAATGAATAGTAAGTCAAATGAAAATACTACTAAAGTTAGTTAA
- the spoIVA gene encoding stage IV sporulation protein A, producing the protein MNNNIYEDISKRTQGDIYIGVVGPVRTGKSTFIRKFMEKLVIPNIDNEFKKDRTRDEIPQSGSGKTIMTVEPKFVPADGVEIKIKDTVSLKVRMVDCVGYIVEGALGHEEGGKQRLVSTPWSQEAMTFEKAAEIGTKKVIKDHSTIGIVVLTDGSVTGIDRKSYVEPEERVIQELKNLKKPFAVVLNTLSPRSEETSLLRNELEEKYEVPVLPMNIVEMEDEDIEEVMETVLYDFPLTEIRINLPKWVEGLERNHWIKSSIITTLKQSIIDIGKIRDIEGIMQGFSELDFLDDTGVDHVELGEGVINIDLQTKQDLFYNVLEEKSGFKIEGDYQLLSLITRLSKVKNEYDKIESALIDAKIKGYGVVAPSLEELSLEEPEIMKQGKQYGIKLKANAPSLHIIKADISTEVSPIVGNQNQGEEMIKYLMEVFEEQPADLWESNMFGKSLHDLVKEQLQSKLYTMPEEIRVKMQKTLQKIVNEGSSNIITILL; encoded by the coding sequence ATGAATAATAACATATACGAAGATATATCCAAAAGGACTCAGGGGGATATATATATTGGAGTAGTGGGGCCTGTAAGAACAGGAAAATCAACTTTTATAAGAAAGTTTATGGAAAAGTTGGTTATCCCAAATATAGACAATGAGTTCAAAAAAGATAGAACAAGAGATGAGATACCTCAAAGTGGTTCAGGCAAAACTATAATGACAGTAGAGCCAAAATTTGTACCAGCAGATGGTGTAGAAATTAAAATAAAAGACACAGTATCTTTAAAAGTGAGAATGGTAGATTGTGTTGGATACATAGTTGAAGGAGCTTTAGGTCATGAGGAAGGTGGAAAGCAAAGATTAGTATCCACTCCTTGGTCACAAGAAGCTATGACATTTGAGAAAGCAGCAGAGATAGGGACTAAAAAAGTTATAAAAGACCATTCTACAATAGGAATAGTTGTCTTGACAGATGGCTCAGTTACTGGTATTGATAGAAAAAGCTATGTAGAGCCAGAAGAGAGAGTTATACAAGAATTAAAAAATCTTAAAAAACCATTTGCTGTAGTTTTAAATACGTTAAGTCCTAGAAGTGAAGAAACAAGTCTGCTTAGAAATGAATTAGAGGAAAAATATGAAGTTCCAGTCCTTCCAATGAATATAGTTGAAATGGAAGATGAGGATATAGAAGAAGTTATGGAAACTGTACTATATGATTTCCCACTTACAGAAATAAGAATAAACTTACCTAAATGGGTGGAAGGTCTTGAGAGAAATCACTGGATAAAAAGTAGTATAATAACAACATTAAAACAGAGCATTATAGATATAGGTAAAATAAGAGATATAGAAGGAATTATGCAAGGTTTCTCTGAGTTAGATTTTTTAGATGATACAGGTGTTGACCATGTAGAGTTAGGGGAAGGTGTCATAAACATTGACTTACAAACAAAGCAAGATTTATTCTATAATGTCCTTGAAGAAAAAAGTGGATTTAAAATTGAAGGGGATTATCAATTACTTAGCCTGATAACTAGACTATCTAAAGTTAAAAATGAGTATGATAAGATAGAAAGCGCTTTAATAGATGCTAAGATAAAAGGATATGGAGTAGTAGCCCCTTCTTTAGAAGAACTTAGCTTGGAAGAACCAGAAATAATGAAACAAGGAAAACAGTATGGTATTAAGTTAAAAGCTAATGCACCATCACTTCACATTATAAAAGCAGATATATCTACAGAAGTTTCTCCTATAGTTGGAAATCAAAATCAAGGTGAGGAGATGATAAAATATCTTATGGAGGTATTTGAAGAGCAACCAGCAGATTTATGGGAATCAAATATGTTTGGGAAGTCACTTCATGATTTAGTAAAAGAACAGCTTCAAAGTAAATTGTATACTATGCCAGAGGAAATAAGAGTCAAGATGCAAAAGACTCTACAAAAAATTGTAAATGAAGGAAGTTCTAATATCATAACTATTTTGTTATAA
- a CDS encoding ACT domain-containing protein, producing MRAILTVIGKDKPGIVAGISDELYKQNINIVDISQKILQEYFTMIMVVDLEKALNSFEQTVEDLIERGKKLSVDVKIQREEIFNSMHNL from the coding sequence ATGAGAGCAATTTTAACAGTGATTGGAAAGGATAAACCAGGTATAGTAGCAGGAATTAGTGATGAGCTATACAAGCAAAATATTAATATAGTAGATATTTCACAAAAAATACTTCAAGAATATTTTACAATGATTATGGTAGTTGATTTAGAAAAAGCATTAAATTCTTTTGAGCAAACGGTTGAAGATTTAATTGAAAGAGGAAAGAAATTATCAGTAGATGTAAAAATTCAAAGAGAAGAAATCTTTAATTCAATGCATAATCTGTAG
- a CDS encoding PFL family protein, with amino-acid sequence MNVGNILETIKMIDEEQLDIRTITMGISLLDCIDPDGDKAREKIYNKIMNSAKDLVKVGKDIEREFGIPIVNKRVSVTPISIIAGATDEEDYVKFAQTLDKAAEDLGIDFIGGFSALVQKGYTKGDKILIKSIPRALASTNKVCASVNVGSTRCGINMDAVKEMGEIIKETAEMTKDAKGFGCAKLVVFCNAVEDNPFMAGAFHGVGEADRIINVGVSGPGVVKRALEKVKGEPFDVVAETVKKTAFKITRVGQLVAKEASSRLNVPFGIIDLSLAPTPAIGDSVANILEEMGLEVVGTHGTTAALALLNDAVKKGGVMACSHVGGLSGAFIPVSEDAGMIDAVIKGALSIDKLEAMTAICSVGLDMIAVPGDTTAGTLGAMIADEAAIGMINNKTTAVRIIPAPGCDVGDMVEFGGLLGRAPVMPINKNSSELFTQRGGRIPAPIHSFKN; translated from the coding sequence GTGAATGTAGGAAATATACTTGAAACAATCAAGATGATAGATGAAGAACAGTTAGATATAAGAACTATAACTATGGGGATTTCATTACTAGATTGTATAGACCCTGATGGAGATAAAGCGAGAGAAAAAATATATAATAAAATTATGAATTCTGCTAAAGACTTAGTAAAAGTTGGTAAGGATATAGAACGTGAATTTGGTATTCCAATTGTAAATAAAAGAGTATCAGTAACTCCAATATCCATTATTGCAGGTGCAACAGATGAAGAAGATTATGTGAAATTCGCACAGACATTAGATAAAGCAGCAGAGGATTTAGGAATAGACTTTATTGGTGGATTCTCAGCATTGGTTCAAAAGGGATATACAAAAGGTGATAAGATATTAATTAAATCAATTCCAAGAGCTTTGGCAAGTACTAATAAGGTATGTGCTTCAGTAAATGTAGGTTCTACACGATGTGGTATAAATATGGATGCAGTAAAAGAAATGGGAGAAATTATAAAAGAAACTGCAGAAATGACAAAAGATGCAAAAGGATTTGGTTGTGCAAAACTAGTAGTATTTTGTAATGCAGTAGAAGATAATCCATTTATGGCAGGAGCATTCCATGGTGTTGGTGAAGCAGATAGAATTATCAATGTTGGTGTAAGTGGTCCTGGTGTTGTTAAGAGAGCTTTAGAAAAGGTAAAAGGAGAGCCATTTGATGTTGTTGCAGAAACTGTTAAAAAGACAGCATTTAAAATTACAAGAGTTGGACAACTTGTAGCGAAAGAAGCTTCTAGTAGACTAAATGTTCCATTTGGAATAATAGACCTATCATTAGCCCCTACACCTGCAATTGGAGATTCAGTAGCAAATATATTAGAAGAGATGGGACTTGAAGTTGTTGGTACTCATGGTACTACAGCAGCACTAGCTCTTTTAAATGATGCAGTTAAAAAGGGTGGAGTTATGGCATGTTCACATGTTGGAGGACTCAGTGGAGCGTTTATACCAGTATCTGAAGATGCAGGTATGATTGATGCTGTTATTAAGGGTGCTTTAAGTATAGATAAACTTGAAGCTATGACTGCAATTTGTTCTGTAGGTCTTGATATGATAGCTGTGCCAGGAGATACTACAGCAGGTACACTTGGAGCTATGATAGCTGATGAAGCAGCAATAGGTATGATTAATAATAAGACTACAGCAGTTAGAATTATACCAGCACCAGGATGTGATGTAGGTGATATGGTCGAGTTTGGAGGTCTTTTAGGACGAGCACCAGTAATGCCTATAAATAAAAATTCATCTGAACTGTTTACTCAAAGAGGAGGAAGAATTCCAGCTCCTATACATTCATTTAAAAACTAA